From a region of the Chrysemys picta bellii isolate R12L10 chromosome 7, ASM1138683v2, whole genome shotgun sequence genome:
- the LOC101946646 gene encoding histone-lysine N-methyltransferase SETMAR isoform X1 has product MSLGSQSEWREVGFVAMATVARPRPRLAEGSMAVIPRARERDLSRGLESLPVSVWPPSEEPPAFQYSPEHVAGAGEDTDPSEITFPGCNCITASCVANTCSCLRHGENYNSSCIKYIGSEVDYTRPIFECNAMCRCGEFCQNRVIQRGLQFRLEVFKTVKKGWGLRTLEFIPKGRFVCEYAGEVLCFREACRRIQAQTPEDSNYIIAVREHLYDGQIIETFVDPMNTGNVGRFLNHSCEPNLFMVPVRIDSLVPKLALFAAAAAISAGEELSYDYSGRFLNVPLIKREQEMLEEDDVMKKPCYCGAKSCVGFLPYDSSLCYTPGKQTFGKVSQGNSCA; this is encoded by the exons ATGTCGCTTGGGAGCCAATCCGAGTGGAGGGAAGTGGGGTTTGTTGCCATGGCGACGGTAGCCAGGCCCAGGCCCCGGCTGGCGGAGGGAAGCATGGCGGTGATTCCCCGCGCGCGGGAGCGGGACCTGAGCCGGGGGCTGGAGAGCCTACCCGTGTCGGTGTGGCCGCCGTCCGAGGAACCCCCGGCCTTCCAG TATAGCCCAGAGCACGTGGCAGGAGCAGGAGAAGACACTGACCCTTCTGAAATCACTTTTCCAGGATGTAATTGTATTACTGCTTCCTGCGTGGCCAACACTTGTTCGTGTCTTCGCCATGGTGAAAACTATAACAGTTCATGCATCAAATACATAGGAAGTGAAGTGGACTATACTAGGcctatttttgaatgcaatgcCATGTGCCGTTGTGGTGAGTTCTGTCAAAACAGGGTTATTCAGAGGGGTTTACAATTCAGACTTGAGGTGTTCAAGACTGTTAAGAAGGGATGGGGTCTCCGCACACTGGAGTTCATACCTAAAGGAAGATTTGTGTGTGAATATGCTGGTGAAGTTCTATGCTTCCGTGAGGCATGTAGAAGAATACAGGCACAGACACCAGAGGATTCAAACTATATTATAGCTGTGAGGGAACACTTGTATGATGGACAGATCATAGAGACATTTGTTGATCCTATGAATACAGGAAATGTAGGCAGGTTCCTGAACCATTCTTGTGAGCCAAATTTATTTATGGTTCCTGTCCGAATTGACTCACTGGTGCCCAAACTGGcactttttgctgctgctgctgctatctctGCTGGAGAAGAACTTTCATATGATTATTCTGGAAGATTTCTTAACGTACCGCTAATCAAAAGAGAGCAGGAAATGTTGGAGGAAGATGATGTAATGAAAAAACCTTGTTACTGTGGTGCTAAATCATGTGTTGGGTTTTTACCGTATGATAGCTCTCTGTGCTATACACCAGGCAAACAAACTTTTGGCAAAGTTTCTCAAGGAAACAGTTGTGCATAG
- the LOC101946646 gene encoding histone-lysine N-methyltransferase SETMAR isoform X2, producing the protein MSLGSQSEWREVGFVAMATVARPRPRLAEGSMAVIPRARERDLSRGLESLPVSVWPPSEEPPAFQYSPEHVAGAGEDTDPSEITFPGCNCITASCVANTCSCLRHGENYNSSCIKYIGSEVDYTRPIFECNAMCRCGTLEYLLVKYCNGGAPSAKWLLFTAVTQKQYCTFKF; encoded by the exons ATGTCGCTTGGGAGCCAATCCGAGTGGAGGGAAGTGGGGTTTGTTGCCATGGCGACGGTAGCCAGGCCCAGGCCCCGGCTGGCGGAGGGAAGCATGGCGGTGATTCCCCGCGCGCGGGAGCGGGACCTGAGCCGGGGGCTGGAGAGCCTACCCGTGTCGGTGTGGCCGCCGTCCGAGGAACCCCCGGCCTTCCAG TATAGCCCAGAGCACGTGGCAGGAGCAGGAGAAGACACTGACCCTTCTGAAATCACTTTTCCAGGATGTAATTGTATTACTGCTTCCTGCGTGGCCAACACTTGTTCGTGTCTTCGCCATGGTGAAAACTATAACAGTTCATGCATCAAATACATAGGAAGTGAAGTGGACTATACTAGGcctatttttgaatgcaatgcCATGTGCCGTTGTG GTACTTTGGAGTATTTGCTGGTAAAGTATTGCAATGGTGGAGCACCTTCAGCAAAGTGGCTACTGTTTACTGCAGTGACTCAGAAGCAATATTGCACATTCAAATTTTGA